From Primulina huaijiensis isolate GDHJ02 chromosome 15, ASM1229523v2, whole genome shotgun sequence, one genomic window encodes:
- the LOC140960385 gene encoding dnaJ protein ERDJ3A-like — translation MKARLGLLIIAAGLLLIVFCESKKLDPYKVLGVDRSASQREIQKAFHKLSLQYHPDKNKNKGAQEKFAEINNAYDILSDEQKRKNYDLFGDEKGNPGFDASTSGDHGGYTYFTGGEPGESGFNFGPGGQGGSKSFSFSFGGDPGYGGQSSFGFGLNDIFSNLFGGGKGGGSQFGGFGSSSRSQYGGRNSDKSILSVNSKFYKKEINDRGMSWLLLFYSPDLQGTQYYESIIEEVAASLVGALKVGSVNCESEASFCKELGVHLRRAPKVYVYSYSKGESGSLVEYSGDLDVKGLKSFCRDNLPKFSKGVNLSQFKVAAEAVTLPKVMLLSTKKSTPVIWRALSGLYHKRFAFYNAEVHDDSDPSVRALGVNSLPAIIGWLSNGEKVILKSGISVKDLKSAVQDLSGLLEIFEKKNKVASTKTNHPESGDNHIPLLTGSNFHEVCGDGSPVCLIGAFRSSKSRDNLQTILKSVSQKSFSRKQTGVSGSRTSISYSLLDATKHQSFLNAFEKSGFKSSHKFLVAYKPKRGTFATFQGDITEEAVENFIISILNADVQFAKTKKKPTLK, via the exons GTACTCGGGGTTGATCGCAGCGCAAGTCAACGCGAAATTCAGAAAGCTTTTCACAA ACTATCACTCCAATATCATCCTGACAAAAACAAGAATAAGGGTGCCCAAGAGAAGTTTGCTGAGATTAATAACG CATATGATATATTATCTGACGAGCAGAAGAGGAAAAACTATGATCTTTTTGGGGATGAAAAAGGAAATCCTGGATTTGATGCTAGCACTTCTGGAGATCATGGTGGATATACCTATTTCACTGGTGGCGAGCCCGGAGAAAGTGGGTTTAATTTTGGGCCAGGTGGACAGGGAGGTTCAAAGTCATTCTCATTTTCTTTTGGCGGTGATCCTGGTTATGGTGGGCAAAGCTCATTTGGTTTtggtttaaatgatatattttccaATCTTTTTGGAGGTGGTAAGGGAGGGGGGAGTCAATTTGGTGGCTTCGGTAGTTCAAGTAGGTCTCAGTACGGAGGTCGGAATTCTGATAAGAGCATTTTATCTGTAAATTCAAAATTCTATAAGAAAGAAATAAATGATAGAGGGATGAGTTGGCTCTTGTTATTTTACTCTCCCGATCTCCAAGGGACACAATATTATGAATCTATTATAGAGGAGGTTGCCGCTTCACTGGTGGGAGCACTGAAG GTTGGAAGCGTAAACTGTGAATCTGAAGCATCATTTTGCAAGGAGCTAGGTGTACATCTACGCAGAGCTCCAAAGGTTTATGTTTATTCGTACTCAAAAGGTGAAAGTGGCTCTTTGGTTGAGTACAGTGGTGATTTAGATGTGAAAGGCTTAAAAAGTTTTTGTCGAGACAATTTACCCAAATTTTCGAAGGGCGTTAACTTGAGTCAGTTCAAAGTTGCTGCTGAAGCTGTAACATTACCTAAAGTGATGCTTTTGTCTACGAAGAAAAGTACTCCTGTTATCTGGCGGGCACTTAGCGGCTTATACCACAAACGCTTTGCATTCTACAACGCAGAG GTTCATGACGATTCTGATCCTTCTGTGAGGGCGCTAGGGGTCAATTCACTTCCAGCTATCATTGGCTGGCTATCAAATGGCGAGAAAGTGATTCTCAAATCTGGGATATCCGTGAAAGATTTAAAATCTGCTGTTCAAGACCTCAGTGGCCTACTTGAAAtttttgagaagaaaaacaAGGTTGCTTCAACCAAAACAAACCATCCTGAATCAGGAGATAATCACATACCATTGCTTACAGGATCAAACTTTCATGAAGTATGTGGAGATGGATCTCCCGTCTGCTTAATTGGTGCTTTTAGGTCATCCAAATCAAGGGACAACCttcaaacaattttaaaatct GTGTCTCAAAAATCATTCTCCAGAAAACAGACTGGAGTCTCTGGTTCGAGGACTTCAATTTCTTACTCTCTCCTTGATGCTACCAAGCACCAATCATTCTTAAATGCTTTCGAGAAATCAGGTTTCAAGTCATCACACAAATTCTTGGTGGCCTACAAACCAAAGAGAGGAACATTTGCTACATTTCAAGGTGACATAACTGAAGAAGCAGTCgagaattttataatttcgaTACTGAACGCTGATGTGCAGTTTGCCAAGACAAAAAAAAAGCCTACTCtaaaatga